The genomic stretch GCCCTCTGCAGTGACGAGAACACCGTGCCGCAATCGACACGCCGATCATGAATCCAATCCGACTGCTGCCAGATTCCGGGCAGCAGCGGGCTCGGAAGCGCCCACTTGGTGACGTCGGAGCGTTGCTTCGGCTGGTAGCTGCGGGTCCGGCCAGCCGCACCCAACACCCGTTTGATCGACGACAAAGACGGCGGATCGACGATCCCTTTTCGTTCCATCTCGGCCTGGACCGCCACCGCACCGACATTGGCATGCGGATCGTTCTCCAGCCTGTCCCGCACGGCCACGATCTCGGCGACGACTGTCTCGTCCAGCAGCGACGGGCTGTGATGAGGACGCCTGGAACGGTCTACCAGACCGTCATCGCCCTCGGCTTTCCACCGGTCCACCCACTTGCGAACCCACTCCCGTGACCGGTCTAACT from Acidimicrobiia bacterium encodes the following:
- a CDS encoding helix-turn-helix domain-containing protein, coding for MAVSESELRRRAVDLYRQGWAAKAIGDELDRSREWVRKWVDRWKAEGDDGLVDRSRRPHHSPSLLDETVVAEIVAVRDRLENDPHANVGAVAVQAEMERKGIVDPPSLSSIKRVLGAAGRTRSYQPKQRSDVTKWALPSPLLPGIWQQSDWIHDRRVDCGTVFSSLQRA